Proteins encoded in a region of the Mesotoga sp. BH458_6_3_2_1 genome:
- a CDS encoding uracil-DNA glycosylase family protein, producing MTDYVKRKELLLELNSKISDCNLCPLSSSRTNTVPGEGSIETPVVFVGEGPGADEDASGKPFVGRAGELLTKILESVKLSRQDIFITNIVKCRPPKNRVPTAEEQRACSPYLLSQLAVIKPKVIVALGSTALSYFVEQDKIQITKVRGQLFDWIGGVKVFAMFHPSYLLRNASRAPGSPKSLTWEDIQKVRKMYDQLLAGKEINI from the coding sequence TTGACTGACTACGTTAAGAGAAAGGAGCTTCTTCTGGAGCTCAACTCTAAGATAAGTGATTGCAATCTCTGTCCGCTCAGCTCCTCCAGAACCAACACGGTCCCTGGAGAAGGCTCGATCGAAACACCTGTGGTGTTTGTTGGCGAAGGACCGGGAGCCGACGAAGACGCTTCCGGCAAACCTTTTGTGGGACGGGCCGGCGAATTACTTACTAAGATTCTCGAGTCCGTTAAGCTTTCTAGGCAAGACATATTCATCACCAATATTGTGAAGTGCAGGCCTCCAAAAAACAGAGTGCCGACGGCCGAGGAGCAGAGGGCATGCTCGCCGTATTTACTCTCTCAGCTGGCAGTAATTAAGCCCAAGGTCATTGTCGCGTTGGGCTCAACAGCACTATCATATTTCGTGGAACAGGACAAAATTCAAATCACCAAAGTAAGAGGGCAGCTCTTCGACTGGATAGGAGGAGTGAAGGTCTTTGCAATGTTCCATCCCAGTTATCTCCTGAGGAATGCTTCAAGGGCGCCTGGTTCACCAAAGAGCTTAACATGGGAAGACATTCAGAAAGTCAGGAAGATGTACGATCAGTTGCTTGCAGGAAAGGAAATCAATATATAG
- a CDS encoding phosphate uptake regulator PhoU produces the protein MISKVGLERIGNLRIEILRMARYVQSIFNKTAVAVLERNEHQARDVIYSDSVIDYHQVELQAMIIGLTGILTPTGKELRLLTLSMNIVSTLERIGDKCVFICERSLSLTKRPPIGYHEKLKTMFELVSIMTKGAIDNLVDPSLSEAVRLCKNDDFVDRIQEEVKVDLVKYCEESPSIISRALDLMMIFSALEEIADLSTELMEAAVYIDAGRYYRCVNDNFQPVDFETQNNEG, from the coding sequence ATGATATCTAAAGTCGGCCTCGAAAGAATCGGAAACTTGAGGATCGAAATCCTCAGAATGGCCAGATATGTGCAGAGCATATTCAACAAGACAGCCGTAGCAGTTCTCGAGAGAAATGAACACCAGGCACGGGACGTGATTTATTCTGACTCTGTAATTGATTATCATCAGGTGGAACTGCAGGCGATGATAATTGGGCTAACGGGTATTCTGACTCCGACTGGCAAAGAGTTGAGGCTTCTTACCCTCTCGATGAACATTGTGAGCACGCTTGAGCGTATAGGTGACAAGTGCGTCTTCATTTGCGAGAGAAGTCTCTCATTGACGAAGAGGCCTCCGATCGGTTATCACGAGAAGCTAAAGACCATGTTTGAGCTGGTATCAATAATGACGAAGGGTGCGATCGACAATCTCGTCGATCCGTCTTTGTCTGAGGCAGTCAGGCTATGCAAAAACGATGACTTTGTGGACAGAATCCAGGAAGAGGTAAAGGTTGATCTCGTAAAATACTGCGAGGAGTCGCCTTCGATAATCAGTAGAGCGCTTGACCTCATGATGATTTTCAGCGCTCTCGAAGAAATCGCCGATCTATCTACGGAACTCATGGAAGCTGCTGTATATATTGATGCTGGGCGATATTATAGATGTGTAAACGATAACTTTCAACCTGTTGATTTCGAAACCCAGAATAACGAGGGGTGA
- a CDS encoding NAD-dependent epimerase/dehydratase family protein, with product MAENYLVTGGAGFIGSHVVDHLITAGKIPIVVDNLSSGKIENLDPRALFYEQDVTDVEMMERVFMLHKPTALFHLAAQISVSKSVREPEEDAMINIIGTLRLLKIAAKYGIKKVIFSSTGGAIYGDDVKKIPTDEQELPKPLSPYGIAKFSVENYLRFFSNEIGMKYTVLRYANVYGPRQDPYGEAGVVAIFSERMLRGQEVVIFGDGECVRDYVFVSDVAKANLLALDKCENEIVNVGTGTGTSVNDLFAKMKDLTGYSKEAVHKESRPGDLKKSILNAEKARSLLNWEASVKLEKGLEDTIEYFRNELVSSQ from the coding sequence ATGGCCGAAAACTATCTGGTTACCGGAGGAGCAGGATTTATCGGATCACACGTTGTAGACCACTTGATTACAGCTGGAAAGATACCAATCGTTGTGGACAATCTATCGAGTGGGAAGATTGAAAATCTAGATCCCAGAGCGCTCTTCTATGAACAGGACGTAACTGATGTCGAAATGATGGAAAGGGTCTTCATGCTGCATAAGCCGACAGCTCTCTTCCATCTCGCAGCTCAGATAAGCGTCTCCAAATCGGTGAGAGAACCCGAAGAAGATGCGATGATAAATATTATTGGTACGCTGAGGCTTCTAAAGATTGCGGCGAAATACGGAATCAAGAAGGTGATCTTTTCATCTACGGGTGGCGCGATCTACGGCGACGACGTCAAAAAGATTCCAACGGACGAGCAAGAGCTTCCCAAGCCACTTTCTCCGTACGGTATCGCAAAATTCTCAGTTGAAAACTACCTTAGATTCTTCTCCAACGAAATCGGGATGAAATATACTGTGCTGAGATACGCCAATGTCTACGGCCCTCGACAGGACCCTTACGGAGAGGCAGGCGTTGTCGCAATCTTCTCGGAGAGAATGCTTCGCGGTCAGGAGGTTGTTATCTTCGGTGACGGTGAATGCGTAAGAGACTACGTCTTCGTAAGTGACGTTGCGAAGGCGAATCTTCTGGCGCTCGATAAATGCGAAAATGAAATCGTGAATGTTGGAACTGGAACAGGAACGTCGGTAAATGATTTGTTCGCGAAAATGAAGGATCTAACAGGTTATTCTAAAGAAGCGGTTCACAAAGAATCCCGGCCAGGTGATCTGAAGAAATCGATCCTAAATGCAGAAAAAGCAAGATCCTTGTTGAACTGGGAGGCTTCTGTGAAGCTGGAAAAGGGGCTTGAAGATACAATTGAGTATTTCAGAAATGAACTGGTATCCTCTCAGTGA
- the ruvB gene encoding Holliday junction branch migration DNA helicase RuvB, which translates to MEEERFLTPGEVREDNSIKSLRPKNLKEYIGQYQIRRRLRIAIEAARVRHEALDHVLLAGPPGLGKTTLAHIIANELGSEIYVTSGPVIEKQGDLAAILTGLERDDVLFIDEIHRLNRNVEEILYSAMEDFQLDIMIGKGPSARSIRLDLNPFTLVGATTRSGFIGAPLRNRFGMILEMEFYPDKDLKQIIIRSATLLGTSIREDAALLLARRSRGTPRIANRLLRRVRDIVTVEGEDQITVDTVESAMTLLSIDEEGLDSMDKRLLGVLIESYNGGPAGVKAIAASIGIEPETISEVYEPFLLQSGFLVRTNRGRMVTEKAYRHLGLPLEGKNSTLWNYVDQRDEAEE; encoded by the coding sequence ATGGAAGAGGAACGTTTTCTTACTCCGGGCGAAGTACGGGAAGATAACTCAATTAAGAGCCTGAGACCCAAGAATCTTAAGGAGTATATCGGTCAGTACCAGATAAGGCGGAGATTGCGAATTGCCATCGAAGCGGCCAGGGTGCGCCACGAAGCACTTGATCATGTTCTGCTCGCCGGGCCTCCCGGTCTGGGGAAGACGACACTCGCCCACATAATTGCAAATGAACTCGGTAGCGAAATCTATGTCACCTCGGGGCCGGTAATTGAGAAGCAAGGTGATTTGGCAGCAATCTTAACTGGATTAGAGCGAGACGATGTGCTTTTCATAGATGAGATCCACAGGTTGAACAGAAATGTTGAAGAGATTCTCTACTCGGCTATGGAGGACTTTCAACTAGACATAATGATCGGAAAGGGTCCAAGCGCGAGATCGATACGTCTCGATTTGAATCCCTTTACACTCGTCGGAGCCACTACAAGAAGCGGCTTCATCGGTGCTCCATTGAGGAATCGTTTCGGAATGATACTTGAAATGGAGTTCTACCCCGATAAAGACTTGAAACAGATAATAATCAGATCGGCCACTCTTTTGGGAACTTCAATAAGAGAGGATGCAGCTCTTCTGCTTGCAAGAAGGTCGCGCGGTACTCCCAGAATTGCCAACAGATTGCTTAGAAGGGTGAGGGATATTGTCACCGTTGAAGGTGAAGACCAAATTACTGTTGATACCGTCGAGTCGGCCATGACGCTGCTCTCCATAGACGAGGAGGGGCTCGATTCAATGGATAAGCGCCTGCTCGGGGTCCTCATTGAGAGCTATAATGGTGGTCCGGCAGGTGTGAAGGCCATTGCAGCCTCGATAGGAATAGAACCTGAAACAATCAGTGAAGTCTATGAGCCCTTCTTGCTGCAGAGCGGCTTCCTGGTTCGGACAAATCGGGGCAGGATGGTTACTGAAAAGGCATATCGCCATTTGGGACTTCCTCTAGAAGGGAAGAACTCCACACTGTGGAACTACGTCGACCAGAGAGACGAGGCAGAGGAGTAG
- a CDS encoding replication-associated recombination protein A has translation MSISEMNWYPLSERLRPREFDDVVGQEHLTGNKGIIRGAVESGKLFSMILYGPPGTGKTTIGEIIKSKLGNRYHFEFFSASLQGTGDLKKHFEHGERLKRVGQQLVLFVDEIHRLNKSQQDVFLPVTEKGLIILIGATTENPSFEVNPALLSRCRLVILKNLKREDIANLLRKAMEKDSLLRESNVKVDEDVIEVISQSSGGDARIALNLLDTLVESAAALDSSVLDLEVMNELSVLPSGRYTKKGEEHYDLISAFIKSMRGSDPDAALYYMLRMLEGGEDPKFIARRMVIFSSEDIGLSDPMALVVANAAFEAVNNVGLPECKLNLSEAAIYLSVATKSNRTYSAMSKAQESVKKTPNLEVPLKLRNAVTKVMKEMGYSKGYNYPHSSGGFSREFYLPESIEEEVFYVPGENGKEKLVLQRLRSLWKGMKNYPEEK, from the coding sequence TTGAGTATTTCAGAAATGAACTGGTATCCTCTCAGTGAGAGGCTTAGGCCGAGAGAGTTCGATGACGTTGTAGGCCAGGAGCACTTAACTGGAAACAAGGGCATTATTCGCGGAGCAGTTGAGAGTGGCAAGCTGTTTTCTATGATTCTCTACGGTCCTCCCGGAACGGGAAAGACGACGATCGGCGAAATCATCAAATCGAAGCTTGGAAACCGATACCATTTTGAATTCTTCAGTGCCAGTCTTCAAGGAACTGGCGATCTGAAGAAGCATTTTGAACATGGAGAGAGACTGAAGAGGGTCGGCCAACAACTCGTGCTTTTCGTCGATGAAATTCATCGGCTGAACAAAAGTCAACAGGATGTATTCCTTCCGGTGACCGAGAAAGGTCTAATAATACTTATCGGTGCTACAACGGAGAATCCCAGCTTCGAGGTCAATCCCGCTCTTCTCTCGCGCTGCAGGCTTGTAATTTTGAAGAATCTCAAGAGAGAGGATATTGCCAATCTTCTCAGAAAGGCAATGGAGAAGGACAGTCTACTGAGAGAGTCAAATGTGAAGGTCGACGAAGACGTGATCGAAGTGATTTCCCAGAGTAGCGGAGGCGATGCCAGAATAGCACTGAACCTCCTAGATACTCTCGTAGAGAGCGCTGCGGCACTAGACAGTTCTGTGCTTGATTTGGAAGTCATGAATGAACTCTCTGTACTCCCTTCGGGAAGGTACACGAAGAAGGGAGAGGAACATTATGACTTGATCTCTGCGTTCATAAAGAGCATGAGAGGTAGTGATCCCGACGCGGCACTTTATTACATGTTGAGAATGCTTGAGGGAGGAGAAGACCCAAAATTCATAGCAAGGAGGATGGTCATCTTTTCTTCTGAGGATATAGGTCTCTCAGATCCGATGGCGCTGGTCGTTGCCAATGCTGCCTTTGAAGCAGTGAACAATGTTGGTTTGCCGGAGTGTAAGCTCAATCTTTCTGAGGCAGCCATATATCTCTCGGTGGCTACAAAGAGCAACAGAACTTACAGCGCAATGTCGAAGGCCCAGGAAAGCGTGAAGAAGACCCCCAACCTGGAGGTTCCGCTGAAATTGCGCAATGCCGTAACGAAAGTGATGAAGGAGATGGGATACAGCAAAGGCTACAACTATCCTCACAGCTCTGGAGGCTTTTCGAGGGAGTTCTACCTGCCCGAATCAATAGAGGAGGAAGTCTTCTATGTTCCAGGAGAAAACGGCAAAGAGAAACTCGTTCTCCAAAGACTCAGATCGTTATGGAAGGGCATGAAGAATTACCCGGAGGAAAAATGA
- a CDS encoding LptF/LptG family permease — MKTLLKYIGAQALGAIFVGLAGFIIFVSLELLYYLSDMIIRYKVGIDKLFLLIYYNLPEFIVLGIPVGILLAIFWVLSRMRSDNELIALQTHGISLKRLVIPFLLLGVIFSGFAYLLNDYLVPAASTKASEAMARFVYKQPEITLKENVFMQDSQGRMIYVRRIDQKTKELKTVSIYEVSRGQVTLTTAESAVISSNKWILRDAKIYQTDASGFLGVEMQFGTAEFEIDDDIERYLASFKSPKEKTSAELREDIEAFKKTGINTSSLEVALQEKYSMSIAPLVIVLLGVPVSLMFNLQSKSWSVILTFLLVVIYQGSGAWLSGMGKENLINPSLAPWIPNIIFSILGVVIYSLIDTKASYRLSEFFTRILKVSAILLILLVPGLLQGSDIKIVGGTIAGTKNGREILLGDGVTVEYVSDTMNATIEASNASILNVDSTPESISFWGNVKMLSDETTILSDRLILDLTNERVESIQVFSRTEVEVPAARGDTSKTGSKVPFYVYGDYVQSTMEASPTLNISDGYITTCDQEHPHYRFRVSSAVVIPGKGMSVQNMLMYIGNVPVFYLPAYYFPLDDPDRRPFDVDLSGIGDAETRITVRYLELDWLLLQGTWYRNWVSTEDAFTAKSVLYTPLGDIELFGQFGQQKETSYGAYVLLKPAFEWLRIQGGALYLTGPSLKELQTPFSGINLGESIAKNKVTQLDPFAVKESMNATEMQLAYVQLLSPEDWELELDVIGAFARYDDKNLWMVNLQNLTVPSDDSIDAGFFKLSTSEFKVNGLFGQRYIDKKILYSLRTKASAVKTEGFLFGADMSVQSLNFTLASNAATITELFNPSNMEDFVLEVNKYLFAAGNLKIGGDVKSTFDASTTELNITMPADDKGIGRNYLSYASDDEKLKINSRYALDYNSEHEKNKDRLFWIDPFDILYDGFVSIELKFYFESRYDGSFKIEGKKLRVYKDIELYKGEWGPLSVGVVLEPAYEVAFFYDSDEGWKLTKNEIPVTLKNELTFKPFDWYYIGIQYNPVLTYDFVKKEWRLDHPGKLLTGIETEILKADYILELDYEELVASPTEMNWLGKGLLNTEGEAEFWGMKFGQKTETIFRPVTSEASQTSYSITFDSKIYSHSTESKVYWQSGDMFDDFVSKERLTFEVATETSLEFTLDWTLDASPNVAEDERMLKDLVFGSSIKIKDFAELGVKFRYPYLSGSKKIYDRLKIEVNNLTIGQVSWRTASLDFTTDFSRFDSKYKYPEKYFTKSETEAKFLAWESTRLAISTLSVGDYFIATSTASETGDTAYSFGISNVKLGDKTILGGRTAKFEEFGLSMELRKSESLYFTMHINELYFPMGSLSDTPGVLNRLSAGIDGSGRRSFIEIGTYAGDISQWDESISKISPMYFDLHCMALEVVLRLGFGSEINTIQDTVETIALKYYIKELKDRYFVIGLYKGAPFFRFRF, encoded by the coding sequence TTGAAGACTCTATTGAAGTACATAGGAGCTCAAGCATTAGGTGCGATTTTCGTTGGTCTTGCGGGGTTCATAATATTTGTGAGTCTGGAGTTGCTTTACTATCTCTCAGACATGATTATCAGGTATAAGGTCGGAATCGACAAGCTTTTCCTCTTAATCTACTACAACCTTCCTGAGTTCATAGTACTTGGAATACCCGTTGGAATTCTTCTCGCAATTTTCTGGGTGCTCTCTAGAATGCGCTCCGATAACGAGCTGATTGCTCTTCAGACGCACGGAATCTCTCTTAAACGACTTGTGATACCCTTCTTACTGCTAGGAGTAATCTTCAGTGGATTCGCTTACCTGTTGAACGATTATCTAGTTCCAGCGGCCTCCACTAAGGCAAGTGAAGCGATGGCAAGGTTTGTTTATAAACAGCCCGAAATAACTCTCAAGGAAAACGTTTTCATGCAAGACAGCCAGGGAAGAATGATCTATGTCAGGAGAATCGATCAGAAAACAAAGGAACTAAAGACCGTCTCGATCTATGAAGTGTCAAGAGGCCAGGTAACGCTAACCACGGCAGAAAGTGCTGTCATTTCGTCAAACAAGTGGATACTCAGAGACGCGAAGATCTACCAGACCGATGCTTCGGGATTTCTCGGCGTGGAGATGCAGTTCGGTACCGCGGAATTTGAGATAGATGATGATATCGAGCGCTATCTTGCAAGTTTCAAGTCACCTAAGGAGAAGACAAGCGCCGAGTTGAGAGAAGACATAGAAGCCTTCAAGAAGACAGGAATAAATACTTCATCTCTTGAAGTTGCTCTTCAAGAAAAGTATTCGATGTCGATAGCTCCGCTTGTCATAGTTCTTCTTGGAGTACCTGTTTCACTGATGTTCAATCTTCAGTCGAAATCCTGGTCCGTGATACTGACTTTTCTTCTAGTAGTTATCTATCAGGGTTCTGGAGCCTGGCTCAGCGGCATGGGAAAGGAAAACCTGATCAACCCTTCTCTGGCACCCTGGATACCAAACATCATCTTTTCTATTCTCGGCGTAGTAATCTACTCGCTTATAGATACCAAGGCCAGCTACAGATTGTCTGAGTTTTTCACCAGAATACTCAAAGTATCGGCGATTCTATTGATACTGCTGGTTCCCGGTCTTCTTCAGGGGTCGGATATAAAGATAGTTGGAGGTACAATCGCAGGAACGAAGAATGGAAGGGAAATACTTCTTGGTGACGGTGTTACTGTCGAATATGTCAGTGACACAATGAACGCCACGATTGAAGCATCCAACGCCTCAATACTTAACGTCGATTCAACTCCCGAATCTATTTCTTTCTGGGGAAACGTAAAGATGCTGAGCGATGAAACCACTATTCTTTCGGATAGACTGATTCTAGATCTTACCAATGAACGAGTCGAAAGTATACAGGTTTTTTCGCGAACGGAAGTTGAAGTCCCCGCGGCTAGAGGTGATACGAGCAAGACTGGCTCCAAGGTTCCATTCTATGTTTACGGCGACTATGTTCAGTCGACAATGGAAGCCTCCCCGACACTTAACATAAGCGACGGGTATATAACGACTTGTGACCAGGAACATCCGCATTACCGTTTCAGAGTCTCATCGGCTGTTGTTATACCTGGGAAGGGGATGTCTGTTCAGAACATGTTGATGTATATTGGTAACGTCCCCGTTTTCTATCTGCCGGCCTATTACTTCCCGTTAGATGATCCCGATAGAAGACCGTTCGACGTAGACCTGAGCGGTATAGGCGATGCCGAGACAAGGATCACGGTTAGGTATCTCGAACTCGACTGGCTGCTGCTTCAGGGGACTTGGTACAGAAACTGGGTGTCAACCGAAGACGCCTTTACCGCAAAGTCCGTTCTCTATACTCCTTTGGGAGATATAGAGTTGTTTGGGCAGTTCGGACAGCAGAAGGAGACGAGCTACGGCGCATATGTGCTGCTTAAACCTGCTTTTGAATGGCTAAGAATACAGGGCGGCGCACTATATCTGACCGGTCCTTCGCTGAAAGAGCTCCAGACTCCCTTCAGCGGAATAAACCTTGGGGAGAGTATCGCGAAGAACAAGGTTACACAGCTTGATCCATTCGCAGTGAAGGAGTCGATGAATGCTACCGAGATGCAGCTTGCATACGTTCAGCTTCTCTCTCCCGAGGATTGGGAACTGGAGCTCGATGTAATTGGCGCCTTTGCCAGGTACGATGACAAGAACCTGTGGATGGTGAACCTGCAAAACCTTACCGTTCCATCTGATGATAGTATCGATGCAGGCTTCTTCAAGCTGAGCACATCGGAGTTCAAGGTCAATGGACTCTTCGGCCAGAGATATATAGATAAGAAGATTCTCTACTCGTTGAGGACTAAAGCCTCTGCCGTCAAGACGGAAGGTTTCTTGTTCGGCGCCGACATGTCGGTTCAGTCGTTGAACTTCACTCTGGCTTCAAATGCCGCAACTATCACGGAGCTTTTCAATCCTTCAAATATGGAGGACTTCGTGCTCGAGGTCAACAAGTACCTTTTTGCTGCCGGTAATCTGAAGATAGGTGGAGACGTCAAGAGTACATTCGACGCATCTACGACTGAGCTAAACATAACTATGCCTGCCGATGACAAAGGTATAGGCCGCAACTATTTGAGTTATGCCTCCGACGACGAGAAACTGAAGATCAACAGCAGATACGCGCTGGATTACAACTCTGAACACGAGAAGAATAAAGATAGGTTGTTCTGGATTGATCCCTTCGACATTCTTTATGATGGATTTGTCTCGATTGAATTGAAGTTCTATTTTGAATCGAGGTACGACGGCTCCTTCAAGATAGAGGGAAAGAAACTGCGTGTCTACAAAGATATCGAATTGTATAAAGGAGAATGGGGACCACTTTCAGTCGGTGTGGTTCTGGAACCCGCCTACGAAGTTGCCTTCTTCTACGACTCAGATGAAGGCTGGAAACTAACTAAGAACGAGATTCCCGTGACTCTAAAGAATGAACTGACCTTCAAACCTTTTGACTGGTACTACATCGGAATACAGTACAATCCCGTTCTTACCTACGATTTCGTAAAGAAAGAATGGCGTCTCGATCATCCCGGAAAGCTTCTGACAGGTATTGAAACGGAAATCCTGAAAGCAGACTACATTCTTGAGCTGGATTATGAAGAGCTGGTGGCCAGTCCCACTGAGATGAACTGGCTCGGCAAGGGACTTCTGAACACAGAAGGAGAGGCGGAGTTCTGGGGAATGAAGTTCGGCCAGAAAACCGAGACGATTTTCAGGCCAGTTACTTCGGAAGCCTCGCAGACATCCTACTCAATCACTTTCGACTCAAAGATCTACTCTCACAGTACGGAGAGCAAGGTCTACTGGCAGAGCGGTGACATGTTTGATGATTTTGTGAGCAAGGAGAGACTGACCTTTGAAGTGGCGACAGAGACCAGCCTTGAGTTTACTCTCGACTGGACCCTGGATGCCTCCCCCAATGTCGCTGAAGATGAGAGAATGTTGAAGGATTTGGTTTTCGGCTCCTCAATAAAGATAAAAGACTTTGCGGAACTTGGCGTGAAGTTCAGATACCCTTACCTCTCCGGCTCGAAGAAAATCTACGATAGACTGAAAATAGAGGTGAATAATCTCACAATAGGTCAGGTATCCTGGAGAACGGCCTCGCTTGATTTCACTACGGATTTCTCTAGGTTCGATTCGAAGTACAAGTACCCGGAGAAATACTTCACTAAATCAGAGACCGAGGCGAAATTCTTGGCATGGGAGTCCACAAGGCTTGCGATTTCGACGCTTTCAGTTGGAGATTACTTCATAGCGACTTCTACCGCATCTGAAACAGGAGATACCGCTTATTCATTTGGAATATCAAACGTGAAGCTCGGAGATAAAACAATACTCGGGGGTAGAACCGCCAAGTTCGAAGAATTCGGGCTTTCAATGGAACTTCGAAAGAGCGAGAGTCTGTACTTCACGATGCACATAAACGAACTCTACTTCCCAATGGGTTCTCTGTCAGATACACCCGGCGTCCTGAACAGGTTATCTGCAGGAATAGACGGGAGCGGAAGAAGAAGTTTCATCGAGATTGGGACTTATGCCGGAGATATTTCTCAGTGGGATGAATCGATCTCGAAGATTTCGCCGATGTACTTCGATCTGCACTGTATGGCACTGGAAGTAGTATTGAGACTTGGCTTCGGAAGCGAAATCAACACGATCCAGGATACTGTTGAGACTATAGCGTTGAAGTATTATATTAAGGAACTGAAGGATAGATATTTCGTGATAGGCCTTTATAAAGGCGCTCCGTTCTTCAGATTCAGATTCTGA
- a CDS encoding NAD(+)/NADH kinase: MKAAVFYNKTRISSETLDWLSKEIESHGIETSLCEDGISCLPLEAEVVLTFGGDGTVLKAIPMAIMNDLPIMSFRVGSVGFLAAFELSMLHTALDLLLEDRLQSIKRNVMEINIGDATRYALNDCVVERSSPSRTVSFNINIFGQSSYSVVGDGIIFATNTGSTAYAMAAGGALVDPEASCFQVTPICPHNPFVGSVVLAATRKVRLEVRQDKGFPLEAYIDGSLISKIRTGDSVEVGLSEKSVSLLREGSFDFVALLKKKLAFGGRLRDDI, encoded by the coding sequence ATGAAGGCAGCAGTTTTCTACAACAAGACAAGAATTTCTTCCGAGACGTTAGATTGGCTTTCAAAGGAAATCGAATCACATGGCATAGAAACTTCGCTCTGTGAGGATGGAATCTCATGTTTGCCGCTAGAAGCCGAGGTTGTTCTCACCTTCGGAGGAGACGGAACCGTACTGAAGGCTATACCGATGGCAATCATGAATGATCTCCCTATAATGAGCTTCAGGGTGGGGAGTGTGGGCTTTCTGGCTGCCTTCGAGCTTAGTATGCTTCATACTGCGCTTGATCTCTTACTTGAAGACAGACTGCAGAGTATCAAGAGAAATGTAATGGAGATAAATATCGGAGATGCTACTAGATACGCTCTAAACGACTGCGTTGTTGAACGTTCTTCACCGAGCAGAACTGTCTCTTTCAACATCAACATTTTTGGACAGAGCAGTTATTCGGTTGTCGGCGACGGAATAATCTTCGCGACAAACACTGGTTCAACTGCCTATGCCATGGCTGCGGGTGGAGCTCTTGTCGATCCCGAGGCGAGCTGCTTCCAAGTTACACCTATCTGCCCTCACAATCCTTTCGTTGGATCGGTAGTTCTTGCGGCTACAAGAAAAGTTAGATTGGAAGTGAGACAAGATAAAGGCTTCCCTCTTGAAGCCTACATAGATGGTAGTCTCATATCTAAAATCAGGACAGGGGACAGCGTCGAAGTCGGTCTTTCAGAGAAGAGCGTTTCTCTTCTGCGTGAAGGGAGCTTCGACTTCGTCGCTCTGCTGAAGAAAAAGCTTGCATTTGGGGGGCGCCTACGAGATGATATCTAA